A single Leguminivora glycinivorella isolate SPB_JAAS2020 chromosome 25, LegGlyc_1.1, whole genome shotgun sequence DNA region contains:
- the LOC125239520 gene encoding solute carrier family 25 member 44 encodes FPVRCALYPLTLVKTQIQLQRKKEAYSGVADAISKIYRHEGVSGLYRGFWLSSFQIISGVFYISTYEGVRHELGKYDVSPKLKSFIGGGCASLVGQTIIVPFDVLSQHLMVLGLIRGRAGGSRNPKINPLGLNLDARLSKSQLAREVARRVYQQHGVLGYYRGYLASLAAYVPNSALWWALYTAYQDELLKICPSWVSHLLIQCVAGTLGGFTTTILTNPLDIVRARLQVEGVGTMRHVFKDLWAEEGLWGLYAKGLSARLLQSACFSSSIILGYETIKRLALADQYRAHVRW; translated from the exons TTTCCAGTACGCTGCGCCCTATACCCGCTGACGCTTGTGAAGACACAGATACAGCTGCAACGTAAGAAGGAGGCCTACAGCGGAGTCGCCGACGCCATCTCCAAGATATACAGACATGAAGGCGTCTCTGGCTTGTACCGGGGCTTCTGGCTGTCCAGT TTTCAGATAATTTCGGGTGTATTCTACATCTCCACATATGAGGGGGTACGGCACGAATTAGGAAAATATGAcgttagccccaaactaaaa TCGTTCATAGGTGGCGGTTGCGCGTCGCTCGTAGGACAGACCATCATTGTACCTTTCGATGTGCTCAGCCAACACCTGATGGTGCTGGGGCTGATCAGGGGACGCGCCGGCGGCAGCAGGAACCCT aaaatcaACCCACTAGGTTTAAACCTAGACGCGCGATTATCGAAATCACAGCTAGCCCGCGAAGTAGCGCGACGGGTATACCAGCAACATGGGGTACTTGGGTACTACCGCGGCTACCTCGCCTCTCTTGCCGCATACGTACCTAACTCAGCGCTATGGTGGGCGCTATACACAGCTTATCAAG ACGAGCTGTTAAAGATATGTCCGTCGTGGGTGTCGCACCTGCTCATACAGTGCGTGGCGGGCACGCTAGGCGGCTTCACGACCACCATCCTCACCAACCCGCTCGACATCGTTCGAGCTAGATTACAG GTAGAAGGCGTCGGCACAATGCGACATGTATTCAAAGACCTCTGGGCCGAAGAGGGTCTGTGGGGCCTCTACGCGAAAGGTCTCTCAGCGCGACTGTTGCAGTCGGCGTGTTTCTCATCCTCCATCATACTCGGCTACGAAACCATCAAGCGACTGGCGCTGGCCGACCAGTACCGCGCGCACGTGCGCTGGTAA